CTCTTTAACCCTGTATTCCTCTTGTTATCCACTCACATCATACTCATTATACATGTATTTACAGCTTAATATAAGTTCAAGTATAACAATTTTGAGCAACTTTAGCTTAAAAAGAGAAAACCTTAACCAACTTTCCTAACACTAGAGTAGGTTAGaacatttgcaattttttaaaataagaaagGAACTATAAGCATTGATGACAACAACCATATGACATTGGATTCTCCTTGAACTTCAGCTgaaaagtcaacaaaaaaataattaagaaaataaaagttaaagaaGGTAGAAATTCTCTTTCTCTATGCTTGTTTCACATCACATTATAGAGTAGTATTGTTTTATACAACACCTATGTCACAATCTATATTCAGAACACATTAACCACTCCAATCCAAAGAATTCAATAAGGAATTAATGCCAAGCCTGTTCACTTTCTTGCACATGGTTAATTAAGCAATGTCgcctttaaataaaaatatgtgtCATCGATCAATGATGTACTCATCATATAGACAGGGAAGAATAGTTGTTGCATCCGTAGCTAGAACATCTTTACACGAAAGAACCATGGCAGAACAAAAGCTATTACCAGGCACGCCATTAAGAAGTTACAGAATGGTTGCCCGGTCCAGCATCCAACCAAGCGGCGGTGTGATGTGTTACCATTGTCGATGAATCCACTTTCACACCATTCTTCCATAAATCCATTATCAGTAACTTCGGAAATATTTTTTGCTGTCTCACCGCATATTTCGCACAACCTGTGTGATCAGAAAAGGTAAATAAAGATACTCATAAAACTAAGGAACCTCAGGATTATTCAGCCACAAATCTCGCATAAGCATAGTTATCAGATGATCAGACAAACAGAAGATTCATAGAATCATGGAGACAATAAGGCACTTTTTCATCAAACATGAAAACATCAACATGAAAAATACATCCAATTGTATGTTAGATACAATTGATAATCATGTTTATATCTAATTCATTCATATCATAACGAAAACAAATGGACGTCTGGATTCATCTTATCAACTTGTCCCTCATTGAAGTCCACTATCCATAGACACTCCATATGTCACGGTGCATAATGCTAATGATAATAGTGGTTCTCCAACTAGAGATATGCCGGTAAAAAGCTAAACGACAATGAGCTACATACATTAACCAACTACTTAAACAACTGCAATTTAGAAATTCATACTGCTTGAATTCTGTTCTCGTATATGAATTTAGGAAATAAAGTGAAACAATAGTCAAGACGTTAATTTTCTACTTTTTTCGTTAAATCAAAACATCATGAACAAGGGTCCATACAAATCCCTATGACATTGttaattcaaaatataattgCAACATCATGAACAAGATCAACATTGCAAGCATTTATGCAAAACTCAAATGCACagataaataagaaaatattgaTCAAAGAACTACAAATAAATAGATATTAGCAACAACAAAAAGTTACCTGTTTCCTTTAATCTTGAACCATGCCTCAGCGCAATGACGGTGTGCAATGCCTAGTTCATCTTTACATGCACAACCAAGCATAATCAAACCTgttttatcattatcattaacACTATTTGGAGTTCCAACAGCCATTGCTTCTAACGGTTGCCCAGAAGCCAGATGGCAAATCCTACAAATCATTTCACCATCGGAATTCTCGTTAAAATCTCCGCAGCTGCCACAGTTCATATCAATCACACATGAATTTTTATCAGTTTCAGACACCCCTTTAGGTGTTTTAATCGATAACACGTGCAGCCCCGATTCATTCGGTTTAGCTTCCAATTTTCTATTATCTCCGCCATTAATACACTCAACCTGAGCAGAAGAATCTATTGCAACACAGGTCTCAAGTGCTTCCCCATTAACCGAATTACTTGAATTATAACTAGTCCCTTGATCAACCCCGTGCAATTCATCGTTGCTTTTTCGGGGATCAACACCAACATTCTGATTCTGACCCTTATCTTCTAAAGATCTCTCCTTTAACTCCTCATTCAATCCAAGATCATTGCTGCAAGTCTCTTCTGAATTCCGATCTTCACCGCAGACACTAACCCTATCACCCAAGCTACATCCAGCTCCTGCATCAGTTGCAACTCCTTCATCCAAATGACTCAAATTCTCATAAACCCTTTTATCAACATGATCCAACATTTCACCACTACCTTTGCTTGTTGCTGGATCCATAACACCAATAACAAATTCCTTCCACTCAATATTTCCAAACCTGAAAATAAAATTCCTATAATACATGAATCCCACATAATAAAAAaacgttgtttttttttttaactgcaaaacttttttgttcttatttacAAGGAAATAACAATGTGATCAAAAGAAAGGTAGAAAATCCATAAATCTCAATGACCCATTTCATAATTTGAAACAGAATcttcaaatattattacaaaatcatcaaaaaacaagaaacaaaaatttgGGTTATCACCAATTGGGTGCATCACTCCAATAAGCCACAAAGACAAGGAATTACCTGAAAATATAAAACTGTAGTAAGAAAAATCAATCTGGGTATGTTTGAAACCAAGCAGAAAACGTTAAAGTTATGTGCTTTACCTCTTGTTCTAGATGTTGTTGGAAGAATGCGTgataaaaatctttttttttttttatgtatatgaAAAAGAGTGGCAAGGTTAGGTGAGAAAAATAACTGGGAAATGGTGAGAAAATAGATTGAGTGTGTTTGAATTATTTGATGGAAGTGTATAAAGCAAAGGATAAGAAATTGAGGGTTTGTCTTTATTCCATTCTTTTACTACTACTCCATAAAACCCTTTTACTTTTACGGCATGATAATGCTATGGTTTTAATACAGAAAGAATCATAAACAGAGAAATTAATGAGAGAGATATTACATTATATTCTATGCTTTTGAATAAAACAAGATAAGACCACAAAAACAAATTGAGAAAATTACTCAAATATGATTAAGATCAATTTATGACTATTAATCTAAAATTAATGCAGGTTTAAATTgatgttatatttttctttttgaatggAAACTGAATGCAGACAGGTTTAACAGTGATGAtgattatgtaaaaaaataaaattataatgcatttaattagtattgtataaaaaaaaataatgcattTAATCTATATTAAAGGTCATAttaaatgtatttaaaaaaataaaaatataatgcatttagTATAagtattgtaccaaaaaaaatgcatttagactatattatatGTCATActcaatgtatttaaaaaataaaatttctctaAGTAACAATTTATAagcatgtaccaaaaaaaagtaacactttataagaaaaattgactttttaggttcattgtgtATTTAATGTATCTCATCTATATTATTAAAtctacaatgaacctaaaatgtcaatttttcttataaaatattaCGGATGTATATATTAAGGACCAAAGAGAGTAGTCGATGAATTTAGGGTAAAAGGTGATTTTGGTCTCCGTTAAGTTTGCGAATTTGAactttagtccctataaaaaaatCTTCTCGCTTTATCTCTATAATTTCAAATTACTTTGATTTTAATCCTTAATTTGATCATGTCACACGAAAACACTGACATGGACAAAAATCATCTTGCTCGTGATTTGGGTATCAAGGACATCATCTTTGAGACGGACTCTCTTGCTTTATTTCATATGGTTATAAaaagtcagttctgacatcaattGGTTTAAGCCtcctcccgatcacagttgcggagATCGAAcagcggtcctccctaccaagttcagcgtcaatcaccacggAATCAACTAAAAATTGGTAAATTTAACAACAAGCATataacaatataataataaGGTGAACACtttggtacacatattatgtggatgtgtatcGATACACCGCTAAGGTGGTTAATAAATGGCAATCATTTattgcaaattttatttctttattaggttttctatatcttttttttttacacaaattttctatattaaacactactttttaatatttacaaatgtatcattcacataaatataatcatcaatcatcttccacaataaatcaaagtatgcatcaaatctttcaacctagatttatcaactttttttttaacaagattcaaataatgtaatattacaataatattataatactagaactttgacccatgcggtgcatgggtctaattaggtgtaatatgtaacaataaaaaataaaatacaaaaattctaagagcattttcaataagagtagtatagggaatttcatggactaattattatatatttgtttatgtgcttattttatattttatatattttttaaataattttggaaccccgtcgttttgtttacttattaaaaaaaaattgttgataactaaaggttaaaaaattgatgataattaaaggttaaaaaaaattaaagacataatcaagaacataaacttaagtagacatccataaataaataaaaattgtgattaattctgccattcaaatttatttgaaaatagggttaacatattaagattcctaaattctttcataattgaagcacatgttttagcggttgaaaggttttattgtaagtaagggatgcaggtttgatgacaaatttgtatttttttaataaaaagaaagagaaaatgagagggaaaaaaatttggtttaaggttagcttatgttagcaagcttataatataagagattatcggtttttaattgtttaaattgtgcaatgaaaattgatggttcttaattgtcgtatgaaatctttcctatgaaagttgatgaagcttaacactttgtggacataatttaaatcacaattggtctgctagtgcatattgtatcaattgatcatcggttaatattaaatttgcaatgttaaaatcaaaataatgaatgtgattagtgacatgactatggttgtgtttggtcgtattgcaaaaaaaattaatttagcataattgagtttgataataactttccaaattacacgtgataataactttccaaatctcacatgataattattctctaaatttatgattcggtagaaaaaaaatcattgatcaggaaaaatataaaaatatttcgtgatgaataatatagtcaacaataattttgatatgatatacttctaaaattgatggtgtttatcaattattgcacataattttaatcacaattgatatacttgccatagtggttggaaatattgtcttgcactaaagggttgcgggttcgaatcctagtcaagacaaaattgtattattttttaataaaaattgcaagataaaatggagggaaaacatggaaaacaaattagggtttagagtttgcttgtgtatacaagcttataatataaaagatgattttagtattttaaaaacatatggtattttcttaaaaaaaaattaacgtatgatttttttttgtcaagtattattattattggatcTAACTAAGGTTTtaatattctataaaaaaaaaatatgattttaatattttaacttGTTAAAAACTCGTGCATTCGTATGAACTTTTTGATTTTTACTATGATTTTAATATGTTAATAAATTTAACTTATTGATTTTTGATAATTATATGTCTCGtatttgattttgttaataaattataattattaatgataaatatttattcaatttttttatgtatcagtgataaatatttgtcttgtgtgtttttttatatttataatcactaagaacttctttttttttcttttttttattataaattaaatgcTTCTATATATCAAGGTAGGAATAGATATCCCAACAATGTTGGCACCCCTATCATTTTCTGTCTTTCACTTATAgctcattttattattaaaaagaagaaaaataagataattacaAGTGGGGACTAGGCCTTACCCTAAGGAAATAAACGTAGAACAATGAAGCATACAAACTTTTATCTAATCCTAGAAGACAAAATAGAAGTCCCTAGTATCTATTAAGGCGATGAACCAACCGTCAACATGGAATGACACACGTACCCACTACTCCTTACTACAAGCAACAAGTGATAATGACTTTTTCAAACTAAACCGTCTGAAATCATGAAATGATACAATTATTGAGATAGACCCGACAAAGTGGGAACTTTGTATCAACCTCGGACAAATCAAATATTGTTAAAGTAACCCAGAACTAATTGAACGCTGGATCGAGGGATGATCAGTCAATGGGGTCGAGCCCCACGAGCACAGGAAAGACCAAAGACATCAGCAACTACTACCATCAACACGGAGTATCTACGTACCTAATCCTTTCAAGCATATCAGACCAAATTGGGTCTTGATGAGTCTAGCTCGTGAGTAGCTTCAAACAAAACAACGCATACATAAATGACATTAGGGAATAAAGTTAGGACGCTGTTTTAATATtaggtttttttgtttttttaaacaatataaaacaaaacattaatctataacaatatataaaaatgataggtgagtttgggatggacttttcaatatacctattttacccttgacttagtttcacaacttccattaactaatcaatttaaaaaataaattcaaatcataaaaatgtgaataagtggcaaatgGGTTGCCTATATATGAATGATTACCAACTTAATActacatctatactatataaaaagataatacaaatattttttgtgtcgatttttcataataccaacaatatccttattgttttagcaataaaaatattttattaacaaattcatcatatcataaaacatttttttttgaacataagttagacacaggcaggcgcggaacgcgcctgtctggcccgctagtataaTATAAAGACAAACATATTTGATTAACAAGATGATCATTTTTCTTGTTGGTAAGATGTATGTTTTGTTAATGTATGGCCATGGTT
This portion of the Trifolium pratense cultivar HEN17-A07 linkage group LG3, ARS_RC_1.1, whole genome shotgun sequence genome encodes:
- the LOC123914118 gene encoding uncharacterized protein LOC123914118 isoform X1 — encoded protein: MDPATSKGSGEMLDHVDKRVYENLSHLDEGVATDAGAGCSLGDRVSVCGEDRNSEETCSNDLGLNEELKERSLEDKGQNQNVGVDPRKSNDELHGVDQGTSYNSSNSVNGEALETCVAIDSSAQVECINGGDNRKLEAKPNESGLHVLSIKTPKGVSETDKNSCVIDMNCGSCGDFNENSDGEMICRICHLASGQPLEAMAVGTPNSVNDNDKTGLIMLGCACKDELGIAHRHCAEAWFKIKGNRLCEICGETAKNISEVTDNGFMEEWCESGFIDNGNTSHRRLVGCWTGQPFCNFLMACLVIAFVLPWFFRVKMF
- the LOC123914118 gene encoding uncharacterized protein LOC123914118 isoform X2; this encodes MDPATSKGAGCSLGDRVSVCGEDRNSEETCSNDLGLNEELKERSLEDKGQNQNVGVDPRKSNDELHGVDQGTSYNSSNSVNGEALETCVAIDSSAQVECINGGDNRKLEAKPNESGLHVLSIKTPKGVSETDKNSCVIDMNCGSCGDFNENSDGEMICRICHLASGQPLEAMAVGTPNSVNDNDKTGLIMLGCACKDELGIAHRHCAEAWFKIKGNRLCEICGETAKNISEVTDNGFMEEWCESGFIDNGNTSHRRLVGCWTGQPFCNFLMACLVIAFVLPWFFRVKMF